The following proteins are co-located in the Neodiprion virginianus isolate iyNeoVirg1 chromosome 6, iyNeoVirg1.1, whole genome shotgun sequence genome:
- the LOC124307569 gene encoding zinc transporter 1: MGRYTGKKCRLLTMLWLTFIFFLVEIGFGYFTNSMALIADSFHMLSDGLALVVAFLSVKMSPKKWSKNTFGWARAEVLGALVNAVFLVALCFSITVEAFGRFIEPEEIHEPELLVVVGVTGLLVNVVGLCLFHEHGSSHGHAHGISRSHNRLSTLVGTDDNENEGQCRPPTPPVKRAHGHSHDAGQMNMRGVFLHVLSDALGSVIVIVSALVVWLTNWSFKRYIDPALSLLLVILILKSVWPLLRESALILLQTVPTHIQVDAIQQRLLDNVDGVLAVHEFHVWQLAGERIIASAHIRCRNLSEYMKIAEQVKEFFHNEGIHSTTIQPEFIDYHDNSAVQETPTEDCVLDCPKTDKPCNQATCCGPSKQGRETPSPGETPYMCRQRNSLARSNVAIEGMEQQEVNEMERGHLLSLPTPHHSVNLPYPLVNSPQA, encoded by the exons ATGGGCCGTTATACTGGGAAAAAATGTCGACTGCTAACAATGCTGTGGCTCacttttatcttctttttggTAGAAATAGGTTTTGGCTATTTCACCAACTCGATGGCTTTAATAGCTGATAGTTTTCACATGCTGTCGGATGGGCTTGCTCTAGTAGTGGCATTCCTCTCGGTGAAG ATGTCACCAAAGAAATGGTCGAAAAATACTTTCGGCTGGGCCAGGGCTGAGGTACTCGGTGCTTTGGTAAATGCAGTGTTTCTGGTTGCACTATGCTTCAGTATTACTGTTGAAGCATTTGGACGCTTCATAGAACCTGAAGAAATCCACGAGCCTGAACTTCTTGTCGTGGTTGGTGTAACGGGACTGCTAGTTAATGTGGTAGGACTGTGCTTATTCCATG AGCATGGAAGTTCTCATGGGCATGCACATGGAATTTCTCGAAGTCACAATCGGCTCAGCACTCTTGTTGGCACCGATGATAACGAAAATGAAGGACAGTGCAGACCTCCTACTCCACCAGTAAAGCGAGCACATGGTCATAGTCACGATGCTGGCCAAATGAATATGCGAGGTGTATTCCTCCACGTTTTGTCTGATGCACTGGGAtccgttattgttattgtttctGCGCTGGTTGTATGGCTCACAAACTGGTCTTTTAA ACGTTATATAGATCCTGCGTTGTCGCTACTGTTGGTGATACTCATATTGAAATCCGTCTGGCCGTTATTACGGGAATCAGCTTTAATCTTACTGCAAACAGTCCCTACGCATATACAG GTTGACGCAATTCAGCAGCGCTTACTGGACAATGTTGACGGTGTGTTGGCGGTACATGAATTTCATGTATGGCAACTGGCTGGAGAACGAATTATAGCCTCTGCCCATATCCGTTGCCGTAATCTCTCCGAATATATGAAGATTGCTGAACAAGTTAAAGAGTTTTTCCATAACGAAGGAATTCACTCAACTACAATACAGCCGGAATTTATAGAT TACCATGACAATAGCGCAGTACAAGAAACCCCGACCGAAGATTGCGTCCTTGATTGCCCAAAGACCGACAAGCCATGCAACCAAGCTACCTGCTGTGGACCGTCAAAACAG GGTCGTGAAACGCCATCACCCGGAGAAACGCCATACATGTGCAGGCAGCGGAATAGTCTGGCAAGATCGAACGTCGCTATAGAAGGAATGGAACAGCAGGAGGTTAATGAAATGGAGCGCGGACACTTGTTGTCGCTACCTACTCCTCATCATTCCGTCAACTTACCTTATCCTTTGGTCAACTCACCGCAGGCCTGA
- the LOC124307577 gene encoding mitochondrial inner membrane protease subunit 1 isoform X2, with translation MIHRSEGCTGPSMEPTIYSNDVLLTEHVSPRLQRIHRGDIVIAKCPSNPCQHICKRVTGVPGDKIHDGFSTYIVPIGHVWLEGDNSNNSSDSRMYGPVPQALLRGRAMCKVWPPSNITVFTTNYAHHK, from the exons atGATTCATAGGAGTGAAGGG TGTACAGGGCCTTCCATGGAGCCAACAATTTACAGTAACGATGTACTACTAACGGAGCACGTATCACCGCGACTACAACGTATACACAGAGGAGATATAGTTATCGCAAAATGCCCATCAAACCCATGTCAACACATTTGCAAACGGGTGACTGGTGTCCCGGGAGACAAAATACATGATGGCTTTTCAACTTACATC GTACCTATTGGTCATGTTTGGCTCGAAGGTGATAATAGCAACAATTCATCGGATTCTCGTATGTACGGCCCCGTTCCACAGGCCTTGTTACGAGGTCGTGCAATGTGCAAAGTTTGGCCACCCAGCAATATTACCGTGTTCACGACGAATTACGCCCACCACAAGTGA
- the LOC124307577 gene encoding mitochondrial inner membrane protease subunit 1 isoform X1, whose translation MLNKFSFKILGTIGTLLQYGCVTHCALEYVGDFVVCTGPSMEPTIYSNDVLLTEHVSPRLQRIHRGDIVIAKCPSNPCQHICKRVTGVPGDKIHDGFSTYIVPIGHVWLEGDNSNNSSDSRMYGPVPQALLRGRAMCKVWPPSNITVFTTNYAHHK comes from the exons atgttgaataaattttcatttaagaTATTGGGTACGATAGGTACTTTATTACAATACGGGTGCGTAACTCACTGTGCGTTAGAATACGTCGGTGATTTTGTCGTG TGTACAGGGCCTTCCATGGAGCCAACAATTTACAGTAACGATGTACTACTAACGGAGCACGTATCACCGCGACTACAACGTATACACAGAGGAGATATAGTTATCGCAAAATGCCCATCAAACCCATGTCAACACATTTGCAAACGGGTGACTGGTGTCCCGGGAGACAAAATACATGATGGCTTTTCAACTTACATC GTACCTATTGGTCATGTTTGGCTCGAAGGTGATAATAGCAACAATTCATCGGATTCTCGTATGTACGGCCCCGTTCCACAGGCCTTGTTACGAGGTCGTGCAATGTGCAAAGTTTGGCCACCCAGCAATATTACCGTGTTCACGACGAATTACGCCCACCACAAGTGA